The following proteins are co-located in the Schistocerca nitens isolate TAMUIC-IGC-003100 chromosome 2, iqSchNite1.1, whole genome shotgun sequence genome:
- the LOC126236475 gene encoding profilin produces MSWQDYVDKQLLASKCVTKAAIAGHDGNVWAKSEGFEVSKEEIAKLVQGFEKQDILTSSGVTLAGNRYIYLSGTDRVVRAKLGKVGVHCMKTQQAVVVSLYEDPIQPQQAASVVEKLGDYLVSCGY; encoded by the exons ATGAGCTGGCAGGATTATGTAGACAAGCAGTTGCTGGCTTCTAAATGTGTTACTAAAGCAGCAATTGCTGGACATGACGGAAATGTTTGGGCGAAATCGGAAGGATTTGAA GTATCGAAAGAAGAAATTGCAAAGTTGGTGCAAGGTTTTGAGAAACAAGATATCTTGACGTCTTCTGGTGTCACGTTGGCTGGCAACAGATATATTTACCTGTCTGGAACTGATAGAGTTGTTAGGGCAAAGCTTGGAAAGGTTGGTGTGCATTGCATGAAGACACAGCAAG CTGTTGTAGTTTCACTATATGAGGATCCCATCCAACCACAACAGGCAGCCTCTGTTGTGGAAAAATTAGGGGATTACTTAGTGTCCTGTGGATACTAG